In Alkalihalobacillus sp. TS-13, the following are encoded in one genomic region:
- a CDS encoding TRAP transporter small permease, giving the protein MKALSNGISTIEKYISIVLMFSMAVIVTLAVAFRYLFNSPLSWAGEVSIFLLIWVSFIGGSLGLKYRSQAAVSIVLEYLPPKVKRVVFVIGHVFMLIFLGLILFYSYQWILSPSVAFQKSTSLLLPMWIPYLAVPLGLTFAAIHLIANMIEAIREDVAQ; this is encoded by the coding sequence ATGAAAGCTTTGAGCAATGGCATCTCGACGATTGAAAAATATATATCCATTGTTCTGATGTTTTCGATGGCAGTGATCGTCACGCTGGCTGTCGCATTCAGATATTTATTCAACTCACCATTATCATGGGCTGGTGAAGTCTCTATCTTTTTATTGATCTGGGTAAGTTTCATTGGCGGCAGTCTGGGGCTGAAGTATCGGTCCCAGGCCGCAGTTTCGATTGTGCTTGAGTATTTGCCTCCTAAGGTAAAAAGAGTAGTCTTCGTGATTGGGCACGTGTTCATGCTCATCTTTTTAGGGCTCATTCTTTTTTACAGTTATCAATGGATTCTTTCACCGAGTGTCGCGTTTCAAAAATCAACGTCGCTTTTACTGCCGATGTGGATCCCTTATTTGGCTGTACCCCTAGGACTGACGTTCGCGGCCATCCATCTGATTGCTAACATGATTGAGGCGATAAGAGAGGATGTTGCGCAATGA
- a CDS encoding acetaldehyde dehydrogenase (acetylating) yields MSKIKVGIIGSGNIGTDLMLKLRRSNALEMTTMIGIDANSDGMRMAREFGYEVIDDGIDGFMEKPELADILFDATSARAHHRHSELLKSAGKQVLDLTPAAIGPFVVPPVNLGAHLDEPDVNMITCGGQATIPVVHAVNKVADVEYAEIVATIASKSAGPGTRANIDEFTYTTAKGIEEIGGADKGKAIIILNPAEPPILMRNTVYCLVKESECDQEKITSSIMEMVKTVQVYVPGYRVRTEPIFDGNQVTVFLEVEGAGDYLPNYSGNLDIMTASAVKVAEELAKNRLVQNA; encoded by the coding sequence ATGTCCAAGATAAAAGTAGGAATCATCGGTTCGGGGAACATCGGTACGGATCTTATGTTGAAGCTTCGCCGGTCAAATGCGCTTGAAATGACGACGATGATCGGAATCGATGCGAATTCAGACGGGATGAGAATGGCACGGGAGTTCGGCTATGAAGTCATCGATGACGGCATCGATGGGTTCATGGAAAAGCCGGAGCTTGCGGATATCCTTTTCGATGCGACTTCCGCTAGGGCTCACCACCGTCATTCGGAACTTTTAAAATCAGCCGGTAAGCAGGTTCTCGACTTGACGCCCGCGGCTATAGGACCATTCGTCGTACCACCGGTGAATCTAGGTGCTCATCTTGATGAACCTGATGTGAACATGATCACGTGTGGCGGCCAGGCTACGATTCCGGTCGTCCACGCCGTCAACAAAGTGGCTGATGTGGAGTATGCCGAAATTGTCGCGACGATCGCCAGTAAAAGTGCAGGACCTGGAACGAGAGCGAATATCGATGAATTTACGTATACGACTGCGAAAGGGATCGAGGAAATCGGTGGCGCGGACAAAGGAAAAGCGATCATCATTCTAAACCCTGCTGAACCGCCAATTCTAATGCGGAACACGGTCTATTGTCTCGTTAAGGAAAGCGAGTGTGATCAAGAGAAAATCACATCCTCGATCATGGAGATGGTTAAAACCGTACAAGTGTATGTTCCTGGTTATAGGGTCCGGACAGAGCCGATTTTTGACGGCAATCAAGTGACGGTTTTCCTAGAGGTGGAAGGAGCGGGTGATTATCTTCCAAACTACTCTGGCAACCTCGATATCATGACGGCATCTGCGGTCAAGGTAGCGGAAGAGTTGGCGAAGAATCGGCTCGTCCAGAATGCATAG
- a CDS encoding TRAP transporter substrate-binding protein — protein MRKFMKGISFFAMAVLLIFTAACNKGSDGTANSASGELDETYQFKLAHITPPSHMWHKAAEKFAEELDKRSDGRMQLEIYPSSQLGTEADMVEQISAGSVDFGFITAAYMSSRSPSFAAWFTPYAFEDLHEANDARESEVAKKILGTLDEQGMVGLDYFFAGQRVMLFKDKKVEKPEDMKGLKLRVTPSPPMQDFYTSTGASTEGLPLPEVYSAAQTGVIDGMDMDLDATITNKYYEVVDYGLVSNHMVWPAVAIVNKKTFEGMPEADQKIIREAIAAAAEYSAMTRADQEEEFKQTLKDEGMDIYEIDPALFDPYKQQFDEKYGKQDPLIQEFIDTFRD, from the coding sequence ATGAGGAAGTTTATGAAAGGTATCTCGTTTTTTGCAATGGCGGTATTGTTGATTTTCACAGCTGCTTGTAATAAGGGAAGTGACGGGACAGCAAATTCGGCTAGCGGCGAATTGGATGAAACGTATCAGTTCAAGCTGGCACATATCACACCGCCAAGTCACATGTGGCACAAAGCTGCTGAAAAGTTCGCCGAAGAATTGGACAAGCGCTCTGATGGGCGGATGCAACTTGAAATCTATCCATCCAGTCAGTTAGGGACGGAAGCGGATATGGTCGAACAAATCTCTGCAGGGTCGGTTGATTTCGGATTCATAACAGCTGCTTATATGAGTTCGCGTTCTCCATCCTTCGCAGCATGGTTCACACCTTATGCTTTCGAAGATCTGCACGAAGCGAATGATGCACGTGAAAGTGAGGTCGCGAAGAAAATCCTCGGGACGTTAGATGAGCAAGGAATGGTTGGACTGGATTATTTCTTTGCGGGGCAACGCGTTATGTTATTCAAGGATAAAAAAGTAGAAAAGCCTGAGGACATGAAGGGTCTCAAGCTTCGAGTGACACCAAGTCCTCCTATGCAGGATTTCTATACATCAACTGGAGCTTCAACCGAAGGTCTTCCTCTTCCTGAAGTCTATTCTGCTGCGCAAACGGGTGTCATCGATGGAATGGACATGGACCTCGATGCAACAATCACGAACAAATACTATGAAGTCGTCGACTATGGTCTCGTATCGAATCACATGGTCTGGCCTGCGGTTGCTATCGTAAACAAGAAGACGTTCGAAGGAATGCCAGAAGCGGACCAGAAAATCATCCGCGAAGCGATTGCTGCAGCTGCAGAATATTCTGCGATGACAAGAGCGGATCAGGAAGAAGAGTTCAAACAGACCCTTAAGGATGAAGGCATGGATATCTATGAAATCGATCCGGCGCTCTTTGATCCGTATAAACAACAATTTGATGAAAAGTACGGAAAACAAGACCCTCTCATTCAAGAATTCATCGACACCTTCCGTGACTGA
- a CDS encoding TRAP transporter large permease has product MTILVILMFFLFLFMGIPISLVLGMTTILYFFTVGNTMLLESTPMRLFSGLDNFGLLAIPLFMLAGELMNGGGITSRLVRFAKVLFGHVRGGLAYVTVVANMFLASILGSANAQAAMMSKVMVPEMEREGYKKEFSSALTLASSIVAPIIPPSMIFIIYGTLSGTSIGGLFMAGIIPGILYGIGFISLIAFLGFKYNFPKHERASGADILKNTLNVLPALLVPFIIIFGILSGAFTATESAAVACLIAYLVGAFFYKELKVKKLPKILLNTVISTATVTFLIAMANIFGWMIAFEQIPQLLLNSMLSLSDSPIVFLLLVNLFLLLLGAVLDGIAALIILVPVFMPLLTAFQIDPIHFGVIICINLTIGLLTPPVGTGLFIVSSIAEVKFERLVRSTMPFLVMGILILFVITFWEDAVLWIPNLFNL; this is encoded by the coding sequence ATGACGATTCTAGTTATCCTGATGTTTTTCCTGTTTCTTTTCATGGGGATCCCGATTTCACTGGTCCTCGGTATGACAACGATCCTGTACTTTTTCACGGTTGGGAACACGATGCTTCTGGAATCCACACCGATGCGGCTCTTTTCCGGGCTCGATAATTTCGGTTTGCTGGCGATCCCGTTGTTCATGCTCGCAGGTGAGCTGATGAACGGCGGTGGGATTACCTCACGTCTTGTGCGGTTTGCAAAAGTACTGTTCGGACATGTGAGAGGAGGCCTTGCTTACGTAACGGTCGTCGCGAACATGTTTTTGGCGTCAATACTCGGTTCTGCGAACGCCCAGGCTGCAATGATGAGCAAGGTCATGGTTCCGGAAATGGAGCGAGAGGGTTATAAGAAGGAGTTTTCTTCTGCATTAACCTTGGCGTCTTCAATCGTAGCGCCGATCATTCCGCCGAGTATGATCTTCATCATCTACGGTACCTTATCGGGGACATCGATCGGTGGATTGTTCATGGCCGGCATCATTCCAGGAATTCTATATGGAATTGGGTTCATCTCACTGATTGCGTTCCTTGGCTTTAAATACAATTTTCCAAAGCACGAAAGAGCGTCCGGTGCAGATATTTTAAAGAATACATTGAACGTTCTGCCTGCATTGCTCGTTCCGTTCATCATCATTTTCGGGATATTGAGCGGGGCGTTCACGGCAACTGAATCTGCTGCGGTCGCTTGCTTGATTGCCTACCTTGTCGGGGCATTTTTCTACAAGGAGCTGAAGGTGAAAAAGCTACCGAAAATTCTTTTGAACACGGTGATCAGTACTGCGACAGTTACGTTCTTGATCGCGATGGCGAACATCTTCGGATGGATGATCGCATTCGAGCAGATCCCGCAGCTGTTATTGAATTCGATGCTCTCATTGTCTGACAGTCCGATCGTGTTCCTGCTCCTCGTCAATCTTTTCCTGTTATTGTTGGGGGCAGTTCTGGATGGAATTGCAGCATTGATCATCCTGGTGCCGGTGTTCATGCCGCTCTTGACCGCTTTTCAAATCGATCCGATCCATTTCGGGGTAATCATCTGTATCAACCTGACGATCGGCTTGTTGACACCGCCGGTAGGCACTGGGCTATTCATCGTATCCTCAATTGCTGAAGTGAAATTCGAGCGATTAGTAAGATCGACTATGCCGTTCCTCGTGATGGGGATCCTGATTTTGTTCGTGATTACCTTTTGGGAAGACGCGGTGTTGTGGATTCCGAATCTGTTCAACTTATAA
- a CDS encoding 2-hydroxymuconate tautomerase yields the protein MPIAQIHIIEGRTKEQKRSLIKEVTEAIHRSTGTDHDRIRVLLYEIPDENWAAGGISKADEKLKKKMTAP from the coding sequence TTGCCGATTGCACAAATACACATCATTGAAGGGCGCACCAAGGAACAGAAACGTTCACTGATAAAAGAAGTGACAGAAGCGATCCACCGCAGCACCGGGACCGATCATGACCGAATCCGGGTTCTCCTTTACGAAATTCCGGATGAAAACTGGGCTGCCGGCGGTATATCGAAAGCGGATGAAAAGCTCAAAAAAAAAATGACTGCTCCTTAG
- the uvrB gene encoding excinuclease ABC subunit UvrB — MSEKQFELVSKYQPEGDQPNAVKQLVEGIHAGKRHQTLLGATGTGKTFTMSNVIQQVNKPTLVIAHNKTLAGQLYSEFKELFPNNAVEYFVSYYDYYQPEAYIPQSDTFIEKDASINDEIDKLRHSATSALFERNDVIIVASVSCIYGLGNPEEYRELVVSLRTDMEKDRDQLLHDLVDIQYARNDVNFTRGTFRVRGDVVEIFPASRDEHCIRVEFFGDEIDRITEVDALTGEILGERSHVAIFPASHFVTREEKMKIAIERIQVELEERLKELREQDKLLEAQRIEQRTRYDIEMMQEMGFCSGIENYSRHLTLRPAGSTPYTLMDYFPKDFLLMVDESHVSLPQVRGMYNGDQARKQVLVEHGFRLPSAKDNRPLMFEEFEKKVSQAVYVSATPGPYELEHSPEMVEQIIRPTGLLDPTIEVKPIEGQIDDLMDEIQERVKKKERVLVTTLTKKMSEDLTDYLHENGVKVRYLHSEIKTLERIEIIRDLRRGVFDVLVGINLLREGIDIPEVSLVAILDADKEGFLRAERSLIQTIGRAARNANGHVIMYADKITNSMRIAIDETERRRTKQIAYNEKHGITPQTIQKAIPDLIRATVASEDEPSAGQAKALQKMDKKEREKVIERMEKEMKQAAKDLDFERAAELRDMVLELKAEG; from the coding sequence ATGAGTGAGAAGCAGTTCGAATTAGTGTCGAAATACCAACCTGAAGGGGATCAGCCCAACGCGGTCAAGCAACTGGTCGAAGGCATCCACGCTGGTAAAAGACATCAGACTTTGCTCGGAGCTACAGGTACCGGGAAGACGTTTACGATGTCGAATGTCATCCAGCAGGTCAATAAACCCACGCTTGTAATTGCCCACAACAAGACGCTGGCTGGTCAGCTGTACAGTGAATTCAAGGAACTCTTTCCGAACAATGCGGTTGAGTATTTCGTCAGCTACTACGACTATTATCAACCTGAGGCGTACATACCTCAATCCGATACTTTCATAGAAAAAGATGCGAGCATCAATGATGAAATCGATAAGCTGCGCCACTCAGCGACATCAGCTCTTTTTGAACGGAATGATGTCATTATCGTTGCCAGTGTATCGTGCATCTATGGTTTGGGTAATCCTGAAGAATATCGTGAACTCGTTGTTTCGTTGCGAACAGATATGGAAAAGGATCGCGATCAATTGCTGCATGACCTTGTCGATATCCAATACGCGCGGAATGATGTGAACTTCACACGTGGTACGTTCCGTGTCCGCGGAGATGTCGTCGAGATTTTCCCGGCATCACGTGATGAACACTGTATCCGGGTGGAATTTTTCGGGGATGAGATCGATCGGATCACCGAGGTGGATGCGCTCACAGGTGAGATTCTTGGGGAACGCAGTCATGTTGCGATTTTCCCGGCTTCCCACTTCGTAACCCGTGAAGAGAAGATGAAGATCGCGATCGAACGGATCCAGGTTGAACTTGAAGAACGACTTAAAGAGCTGAGGGAACAAGACAAGCTTCTGGAAGCGCAGCGGATCGAACAGCGAACGCGCTATGATATCGAAATGATGCAGGAGATGGGTTTCTGTTCCGGGATCGAGAACTACTCGCGTCATCTGACATTGAGACCAGCGGGTTCGACGCCATATACGTTGATGGATTACTTCCCGAAGGACTTCCTGTTGATGGTCGATGAGTCGCATGTATCGCTTCCACAGGTCCGTGGCATGTATAACGGAGATCAGGCGAGGAAACAAGTCCTTGTCGAGCATGGTTTCCGTCTGCCGTCAGCGAAAGACAACCGGCCGCTCATGTTCGAGGAGTTCGAAAAGAAAGTAAGCCAGGCTGTCTATGTATCCGCGACACCTGGACCATATGAACTTGAGCACTCGCCAGAAATGGTCGAACAGATCATCCGTCCGACGGGTCTTCTTGATCCGACCATCGAAGTGAAACCGATCGAAGGTCAGATCGATGACTTGATGGATGAGATCCAGGAACGGGTGAAAAAGAAAGAGCGCGTCCTCGTCACGACATTGACGAAGAAGATGTCAGAAGACCTGACCGATTATTTACATGAAAACGGCGTGAAAGTCCGCTATCTGCACTCTGAGATCAAGACGCTTGAGCGGATCGAAATCATCCGGGATCTTCGAAGAGGTGTATTCGATGTTCTTGTCGGGATCAACCTCCTTCGTGAAGGAATTGATATCCCTGAGGTTTCGCTCGTTGCGATTTTGGATGCCGATAAGGAAGGGTTCTTGAGAGCGGAGCGTTCCTTGATCCAGACGATCGGACGTGCAGCACGTAATGCGAACGGGCATGTCATCATGTATGCTGATAAAATTACGAATTCGATGCGGATTGCGATTGATGAAACAGAACGTCGTCGTACGAAGCAGATTGCCTATAATGAAAAACACGGAATTACACCGCAGACGATCCAGAAGGCGATTCCAGACTTGATCCGTGCTACTGTCGCATCTGAGGATGAACCGTCAGCAGGACAAGCGAAAGCTCTTCAGAAGATGGATAAGAAGGAACGCGAGAAAGTGATCGAGCGGATGGAAAAAGAAATGAAGCAAGCTGCAAAAGATCTCGATTTCGAGCGTGCAGCAGAGCTTCGTGACATGGTACTAGAGCTTAAAGCGGAAGGATGA
- a CDS encoding AIM24 family protein, giving the protein MSKYSIEEFVRQTSQEDKGEGLFELETPRILEINLDGNVWAKMGAMVTYHGNIKFVREGILEHGIGKMFKKALTGEGAALMKANGSGKLYLADQGKKITILQLQNDSIYVNGNDLLAFEPSIDWDIKLMRRITGMMAGGLFNVHCQGTGMIAITSHYEPLTIQVTPGRPVFTDPNATVAWSGSLSPDFQTDVSLKTFFGRGSGESIQMRFEGSGFVVVQPYEEIYMQQSQS; this is encoded by the coding sequence ATGTCGAAATATTCAATTGAAGAGTTTGTCAGACAAACTTCCCAGGAAGATAAAGGCGAAGGGCTATTCGAGCTTGAAACGCCGCGGATCCTTGAAATCAACTTGGACGGAAACGTCTGGGCGAAGATGGGGGCGATGGTTACCTACCACGGGAACATCAAATTTGTCCGTGAAGGGATCCTCGAACACGGCATCGGTAAAATGTTCAAAAAAGCATTGACCGGTGAAGGGGCAGCCCTTATGAAAGCAAATGGATCAGGGAAGCTCTACCTTGCAGATCAAGGTAAGAAAATCACGATCCTCCAGCTACAGAACGATTCGATCTATGTGAACGGGAACGACCTGCTCGCATTCGAACCGTCAATTGACTGGGACATCAAATTGATGAGGCGAATCACTGGGATGATGGCTGGCGGACTATTCAACGTACATTGTCAGGGAACCGGGATGATTGCTATCACTTCCCACTATGAACCGTTGACAATTCAGGTAACGCCGGGCCGTCCGGTGTTCACAGATCCGAATGCGACCGTCGCCTGGTCAGGCTCGCTCTCGCCAGACTTCCAGACTGATGTATCTTTGAAAACCTTCTTCGGAAGAGGAAGTGGTGAGTCAATCCAGATGAGGTTCGAAGGCAGCGGGTTCGTTGTCGTCCAACCATACGAAGAAATCTATATGCAGCAAAGTCAATCCTGA
- a CDS encoding cysteine hydrolase family protein gives MKQALLVIDAQQELIDGNEKEACVFKKEELLANINIVINKAIESDSLIVFVRDLDVAEGKGTGFQIHDKINVPSDAEVFDKAATNAFHGTPLLSYLKEKEVGHLVMMGCKTEHCIDTAVRMATVNDFDVTLVRDGHSTTDSENLSAEQIIDHHNRILDGHYNVENFSDVRNTEENLFQPNHNNYR, from the coding sequence TTGAAGCAAGCTTTGCTGGTAATTGATGCTCAACAAGAACTGATTGATGGAAATGAAAAAGAGGCTTGTGTTTTTAAAAAGGAAGAATTGTTGGCGAATATCAATATCGTGATAAACAAAGCAATAGAATCCGATTCATTGATCGTTTTTGTGAGAGACCTTGATGTCGCTGAAGGTAAAGGGACTGGATTCCAAATTCATGATAAAATCAATGTTCCATCTGATGCGGAAGTCTTTGATAAGGCTGCAACCAATGCGTTTCATGGAACACCATTACTGAGTTATTTAAAGGAAAAGGAAGTTGGACACCTCGTCATGATGGGGTGTAAAACAGAACACTGTATCGACACAGCCGTACGAATGGCGACTGTCAACGATTTTGATGTGACATTGGTACGAGATGGGCATTCAACGACTGACTCAGAAAACTTATCCGCGGAACAAATCATCGACCATCATAACAGGATCCTAGATGGCCATTACAATGTAGAAAATTTTTCTGATGTGAGGAATACGGAGGAAAATCTGTTTCAACCGAATCATAACAATTATCGATGA
- a CDS encoding 2-keto-4-pentenoate hydratase, with the protein MEVKQVDLKHLAKKIESHQTTGQDMDKVTIDNPSLTVEEAYEIQKMCIDYKEERGDRMVGWKMGLTSKAKQVSVGVDEPIYGRLTQSMELSDPVLPLENLIHPRVEPEIAFVLKKELSGENVTPRDVWMATECIFPAIEVIDSRYKNFSFTLVDVIADNASSTKFILGDQAFSPYHTAWDEMGVAMFRNGELLHSGTGAAVLGHPVRSVAMLAKMLSREGQTIKPGQVILVGGFTEAVDVSDGDHIEVRYDQLGSLNLRVEG; encoded by the coding sequence ATGGAAGTGAAACAAGTAGATTTGAAACACCTGGCTAAAAAAATCGAGTCCCATCAGACGACCGGTCAGGATATGGATAAAGTGACGATCGACAATCCGTCTCTGACTGTAGAAGAGGCGTATGAAATCCAGAAAATGTGCATCGATTATAAGGAAGAGCGCGGGGATCGGATGGTCGGCTGGAAAATGGGGCTAACGAGCAAGGCGAAGCAGGTTTCAGTCGGTGTGGATGAACCGATTTATGGCCGATTGACGCAATCGATGGAGTTATCCGATCCGGTGCTGCCTCTTGAAAACTTGATCCACCCGCGTGTTGAACCGGAAATCGCGTTCGTTTTGAAAAAAGAATTAAGTGGCGAAAACGTCACACCGAGAGATGTATGGATGGCGACGGAATGTATCTTCCCGGCGATCGAAGTGATCGACAGCCGTTATAAGAACTTTTCGTTCACACTTGTTGATGTGATTGCGGATAACGCATCGTCGACGAAGTTCATTCTTGGTGACCAGGCTTTTTCACCGTATCACACAGCCTGGGATGAAATGGGGGTCGCGATGTTCCGGAATGGCGAATTGCTCCACTCAGGAACGGGTGCAGCGGTACTCGGGCATCCAGTGAGGTCTGTCGCGATGCTAGCGAAAATGCTTAGCCGCGAGGGCCAGACGATCAAACCTGGTCAGGTCATCCTTGTCGGAGGTTTTACAGAAGCGGTGGATGTCAGTGATGGAGACCATATCGAAGTACGCTACGATCAGCTTGGGTCGTTGAATCTGCGTGTTGAAGGATGA
- a CDS encoding sulfite exporter TauE/SafE family protein, which translates to MELLYIILGFTIGILSGYFGIGGGFILTPVLMLIGYAPVVAITTSLLYAIGSSISGVWAHFKMNNVVWKTALLLGISGVAATQFAKPFVLWLDKNGYDVTVIPILYAVIIGYFAYSLLKKTNKAKAVKIEKPGLFMTLIIGFIGGLMSATLGVGGGFVMVPLMISIMKFESRKAVGTSLVSVLMIVTAGFISYAVTIEIDYILGLILVAGALFGSQVGAKLTSFYSNDQIKKYFGLLYITTLVSILFELFNLDIAGISVLGLYMIVLLGKFTKDLLQRRHKESVS; encoded by the coding sequence ATGGAATTACTATATATCATTCTTGGTTTTACGATCGGCATCTTGTCAGGTTATTTTGGAATCGGCGGCGGATTCATCTTGACCCCTGTCCTGATGCTTATCGGTTATGCCCCGGTTGTCGCGATCACAACCAGTCTCTTATACGCGATCGGTTCTTCAATCTCAGGCGTCTGGGCGCATTTCAAAATGAACAATGTGGTTTGGAAGACAGCTCTATTGCTTGGAATAAGCGGTGTCGCTGCGACCCAATTCGCCAAGCCTTTCGTACTCTGGCTGGACAAGAACGGATACGACGTAACAGTCATCCCGATCCTATACGCAGTGATCATCGGTTATTTTGCATATTCACTTTTGAAGAAGACAAACAAGGCAAAAGCGGTCAAAATAGAGAAACCTGGTCTCTTCATGACTTTGATCATTGGTTTTATCGGCGGATTGATGTCAGCAACCTTAGGAGTAGGCGGTGGATTTGTCATGGTACCGCTTATGATCTCCATCATGAAATTCGAATCAAGGAAAGCCGTTGGCACAAGTCTCGTCAGCGTCTTGATGATCGTCACCGCAGGGTTCATCTCTTATGCGGTCACAATTGAAATCGACTATATACTCGGATTAATATTGGTTGCTGGAGCATTATTCGGAAGCCAGGTCGGAGCAAAACTGACTTCGTTTTACTCGAACGATCAGATCAAGAAATACTTCGGGCTCCTCTACATCACAACGCTCGTCAGCATCCTGTTCGAACTGTTCAATCTCGATATCGCTGGAATTTCCGTATTAGGACTCTATATGATTGTCCTGCTAGGAAAGTTTACCAAAGACCTGCTCCAACGCAGGCATAAAGAATCGGTATCATGA
- the dmpG gene encoding 4-hydroxy-2-oxovalerate aldolase: MTKRDVTIVEVALRDGSHAIGHQFTVDQVTAVARKLDEANVPYIEVSHGDGIGGSSLQYGRSATNEMELIEAAVSVCKQAKIGVLLLPGIGTVTELKEAANLGARMVRVATHVTEADVSRQHIKLAKELGLETVGFLMMAHMVPVEKLVEQAQLMESYGADTVYVVDSAGALLPHQVKERIRALKDRLSINIGFHGHNNLSLAMANSIVALEEGATWVDGSVRCLGAGAGNTQTEVLVSVLDRLGIGTGIDLYKMMDLAEDTVAPILPQPQEITKGSLVLGYAGVYSSFLLHANRAAEKFAIDARDILVELGARRVVGGQEDMIIDVASELAEKRAPVG; the protein is encoded by the coding sequence ATGACAAAACGGGATGTAACGATAGTGGAAGTGGCTTTGAGGGATGGAAGTCATGCGATCGGCCATCAGTTTACGGTCGATCAAGTGACAGCAGTCGCGAGAAAGCTTGACGAGGCGAATGTTCCGTATATCGAGGTTTCACATGGGGATGGCATTGGCGGTTCCTCGCTGCAATACGGCCGATCCGCAACGAATGAGATGGAGTTGATCGAAGCGGCTGTCTCTGTTTGCAAACAGGCGAAAATCGGGGTTCTTCTTTTACCGGGGATCGGAACCGTCACTGAACTGAAAGAAGCGGCGAACTTAGGTGCGCGAATGGTACGGGTTGCGACACATGTGACCGAAGCGGATGTATCACGCCAGCATATCAAGCTTGCAAAAGAGCTCGGGTTGGAGACGGTAGGGTTTTTGATGATGGCGCATATGGTTCCGGTCGAAAAACTCGTAGAGCAAGCGCAACTGATGGAAAGCTATGGTGCGGATACGGTGTATGTCGTCGATTCAGCAGGGGCGTTGCTTCCACACCAGGTTAAGGAGCGGATCCGTGCGTTGAAGGACCGATTATCGATCAACATCGGGTTCCATGGGCACAACAACCTTTCCTTAGCAATGGCGAATTCGATCGTCGCTCTTGAAGAAGGCGCGACCTGGGTCGACGGCAGCGTCCGTTGTCTAGGGGCAGGCGCTGGAAACACGCAGACGGAGGTGCTTGTCTCCGTGCTCGATCGACTTGGAATTGGAACCGGAATCGATCTTTATAAAATGATGGACCTGGCAGAAGATACAGTGGCTCCGATTTTACCACAGCCACAGGAAATTACGAAAGGTAGCCTAGTGCTAGGCTATGCAGGTGTCTATTCGAGTTTCCTTTTACATGCGAATCGGGCTGCAGAAAAGTTCGCGATTGATGCGCGTGACATTCTCGTCGAACTCGGGGCTCGCCGTGTTGTTGGCGGACAAGAGGATATGATCATTGATGTAGCGAGTGAACTGGCAGAAAAACGAGCACCTGTCGGATAA
- a CDS encoding YobA family protein, producing MKRWFYGAISIVCMFLFAYLVIIPNLPGNASSIPGQSGNGAMPEEDLWEQSITGYIVDKENERILVLEGIEKEELEGFDPKNIHEYPSSGAYWFKVDSVDTYKIGQKVEVWPKGAIAESYPAQGTAGKINILEEAD from the coding sequence ATGAAAAGATGGTTCTATGGAGCTATATCGATTGTTTGCATGTTTCTTTTTGCATATCTTGTCATCATCCCGAACCTGCCGGGCAATGCCAGCAGTATCCCTGGTCAATCCGGGAACGGCGCCATGCCTGAAGAAGATCTATGGGAGCAATCGATCACTGGATATATTGTTGATAAAGAAAATGAACGCATTCTTGTTTTAGAAGGAATTGAAAAAGAAGAACTCGAGGGCTTCGACCCGAAAAATATCCATGAGTACCCGAGCAGCGGTGCTTACTGGTTCAAGGTTGATTCTGTCGATACTTATAAAATTGGGCAAAAGGTCGAGGTCTGGCCAAAAGGCGCAATCGCTGAATCGTACCCTGCCCAGGGAACGGCTGGAAAAATCAATATTTTAGAGGAAGCAGATTAA